From one Pyxidicoccus xibeiensis genomic stretch:
- a CDS encoding hydroxymethylglutaryl-CoA lyase has translation MGQLPKRVDVYEVGPRDGLQNELRTLPTRDKARLIDALVAAGEKRIEVTSFVSPKWIPQLADAEELLRLVGRREGVVFSALVPNLKGLERAKEAGLEEAAVFISASEAHSKKNINKSIAEALAGAREVTVAALKAGMRVRGYLSTVWGCPYEGHVPVERVVEICRQLVDAGLYQLSLGDTIGVGTPRQTEEILSALLKHLPPEKLALHMHDTRGTALANALVGLSAGVTTFDASIGGLGGCPYAPGAAGNLATEDAVFMLHGMGVETGINLDKLVEAGEIAQELIGRKLAGKYLQAALGEREKKASRSART, from the coding sequence ATGGGCCAGCTCCCGAAGCGGGTCGACGTGTATGAGGTCGGCCCCCGGGATGGCTTGCAGAACGAGCTGCGCACGCTGCCCACCCGGGACAAGGCGCGGTTGATCGACGCGCTGGTCGCCGCAGGCGAGAAGCGCATCGAGGTGACGTCGTTCGTGTCACCCAAGTGGATTCCCCAGCTCGCGGACGCGGAGGAGCTGCTGCGCCTCGTGGGCCGGCGGGAGGGCGTGGTGTTCTCCGCGCTGGTGCCCAACCTCAAGGGGCTGGAGCGCGCGAAGGAGGCGGGCCTCGAGGAAGCGGCGGTGTTCATCTCCGCGTCCGAGGCCCACTCGAAGAAGAACATCAACAAGAGCATCGCCGAGGCGCTGGCGGGCGCGCGCGAGGTGACGGTGGCGGCGCTCAAGGCCGGCATGCGCGTGCGCGGCTACCTATCCACGGTGTGGGGCTGCCCGTACGAGGGCCACGTGCCGGTGGAGCGGGTGGTGGAGATCTGCCGTCAGCTCGTGGACGCGGGCCTGTACCAGCTGAGCCTGGGAGACACCATCGGCGTGGGCACGCCGCGGCAGACGGAGGAGATCCTCTCCGCGCTGCTGAAGCACCTCCCGCCGGAGAAGCTGGCGCTGCACATGCACGACACGCGAGGCACCGCGCTGGCCAATGCGCTGGTGGGCCTGAGCGCGGGCGTCACGACGTTCGACGCGAGCATCGGCGGTCTGGGCGGCTGTCCCTACGCGCCGGGCGCGGCGGGCAACCTGGCCACCGAGGATGCCGTGTTCATGCTGCACGGCATGGGCGTGGAGACGGGCATCAACCTGGACAAGCTCGTCGAGGCCGGGGAGATCGCGCAGGAGCTGATCGGCCGGAAGCTGGCCGGCAAGTACCTGCAGGCCGCGCTCGGTGAGCGGGAGAAGAAGGCCTCCCGCAGCGCGCGGACCTGA
- a CDS encoding TIM44-like domain-containing protein, translating to MGHMRPSFVPHRLSRWAPWLPSALTLLALAAPLEALARGGGGEHYTRPSSDSGGDGDGLPLWLLYDLIMLVFRYPKVMLPLLAIAGVAYWFYKRNLHPDATTRRALDQREAAQRTQVGFRDVSGWVNALKLKDPAFELQPVLDKTRWLFLELQKTWFRRDMTPVRPFLSDATWQRFNVQLQLLSAQGVRDAITDVEVMDIQLIGLDQSQWFDSIHVRVQARMRDTDVPSSFTDAQATDAAKKAPSESFTEVWTFVRKPGAQTRLGADLFQGKCPNCGAPFAGGAANTCEYCGAVVNSGNYDWTLSEITQGVEHVRHHKTVDGLLAAREVDPALNLEILEDRASLLFWKWIDAQSHGDAKPLGKVAREDAVASLGSELEELRRKGRRRVFLECAVGAVDVRALQVDPSGYDVAHVEIRWSARMGVGPLDQRPPKLPTVPQRFVFSLMRKHGAQTNSANGMSTDRCPQCNATLTDSAATTCDFCGTQLGSGERDWVLASALPYEAWNVEHDERYQAAVLRKSVAVEDARSKGPADGADLVMDVQERQRLLYMMAAIAAADGEVSSSERKLLKLCSERWGVDWANVEMALGVGAQLFERLVPRGSPEAEVFLRKIVEMAMVDGRIDRKERRMLETAAAHLGVEEKLTSMLGER from the coding sequence ATGGGACACATGCGCCCGAGCTTCGTCCCACACCGTCTGTCCCGGTGGGCCCCCTGGCTGCCCTCCGCCCTCACCTTGCTGGCCCTGGCCGCTCCCCTGGAGGCCCTGGCCCGGGGCGGCGGCGGCGAGCACTACACCCGCCCCTCGTCGGACAGCGGCGGCGACGGTGACGGCCTCCCGCTCTGGCTCCTCTATGACCTCATCATGCTGGTCTTCCGGTACCCGAAGGTCATGCTCCCGCTGCTGGCCATCGCGGGCGTGGCGTACTGGTTCTACAAGCGCAACCTGCACCCGGACGCCACCACCCGCCGCGCCCTGGACCAGCGCGAGGCCGCGCAGCGGACCCAGGTGGGCTTCCGCGACGTGTCGGGCTGGGTCAATGCCCTGAAGCTGAAGGACCCGGCGTTCGAGCTGCAGCCGGTGCTCGACAAGACGCGGTGGCTCTTCCTGGAGCTGCAGAAGACGTGGTTCCGCCGCGACATGACGCCGGTGCGGCCCTTCCTGTCGGACGCCACGTGGCAGCGCTTCAACGTGCAGCTCCAGCTCCTGTCCGCCCAGGGCGTGCGCGATGCCATCACCGACGTGGAGGTGATGGACATCCAGCTCATCGGCCTGGACCAGAGCCAGTGGTTCGACAGCATCCACGTCCGCGTCCAGGCGCGGATGCGGGACACGGACGTGCCCTCGTCGTTCACCGACGCGCAGGCCACGGACGCCGCGAAGAAGGCCCCGTCGGAGTCCTTCACCGAGGTGTGGACCTTCGTGCGCAAGCCCGGTGCGCAGACGCGCCTGGGCGCGGACCTGTTCCAGGGCAAGTGCCCCAACTGCGGTGCCCCGTTCGCGGGCGGCGCGGCCAACACCTGCGAGTACTGCGGCGCGGTGGTGAACTCCGGCAACTACGACTGGACGCTGTCGGAAATTACCCAGGGCGTGGAGCACGTGCGCCACCACAAGACGGTGGACGGCCTGCTCGCGGCGCGCGAGGTGGACCCCGCGCTCAACCTGGAGATTCTGGAGGACCGCGCGTCGCTGCTGTTCTGGAAGTGGATCGACGCGCAGAGCCATGGGGACGCGAAGCCCCTGGGCAAGGTGGCCCGGGAGGACGCCGTCGCGTCGCTGGGCTCGGAGCTGGAGGAGCTGCGCCGCAAGGGCCGGCGCCGCGTGTTCCTGGAGTGCGCCGTGGGCGCCGTGGACGTGCGGGCGCTCCAGGTGGACCCGTCCGGGTACGACGTGGCGCACGTGGAGATCCGCTGGAGCGCGCGCATGGGCGTGGGGCCGCTCGACCAGCGCCCGCCGAAGCTGCCCACCGTGCCGCAGCGCTTCGTCTTCTCGCTGATGCGCAAGCACGGCGCGCAGACGAACAGCGCCAACGGCATGTCCACCGACCGCTGCCCGCAGTGCAACGCGACGCTCACCGACAGCGCGGCCACCACGTGCGACTTCTGCGGCACGCAGCTCGGCAGCGGTGAGCGGGACTGGGTGCTGGCGAGCGCCCTGCCCTACGAGGCGTGGAACGTGGAGCACGACGAGCGGTATCAGGCCGCCGTGCTCCGCAAGTCGGTGGCTGTGGAGGACGCCCGGAGCAAGGGGCCCGCCGATGGGGCGGACCTGGTCATGGACGTGCAGGAGCGCCAGCGGCTGCTCTACATGATGGCGGCCATCGCCGCGGCGGACGGCGAGGTCAGCTCCAGCGAGCGCAAGCTGCTGAAGCTGTGCTCGGAGCGCTGGGGCGTGGACTGGGCCAACGTGGAGATGGCCCTGGGCGTCGGTGCGCAGCTCTTCGAGCGGTTGGTGCCGCGCGGCAGCCCCGAGGCCGAGGTCTTCCTCCGGAAAATCGTCGAGATGGCCATGGTGGACGGCCGCATCGACCGCAAGGAGCGGCGGATGCTGGAGACCGCCGCCGCCCACCTGGGCGTGGAGGAGAAGCTGACGTCCATGCTCGGCGAGCGGTGA
- a CDS encoding enoyl-CoA hydratase-related protein — MPEFKVDARGAIEIWTIDGEGRRNAISRAMLKELGEMVTRVSSSRAVRAVILTGAGDKAFCAGADLKERAGMKEDEVRAFLDGLRQTFRAIEKSDCVFIAAINGAAFGGGTELALACDMRVAAPAAELGLTEVKLGIIPGGGGTQRLARLIGPGRAKDLILTARRINAAEAFTVGLVNRLAPEGHLLEVAYGLAESVVDNAPIAVSTAKHAIDEGTGLELDDALALELRKYEEILKTEDRLEGLRAFAEKRPPVYKGR; from the coding sequence ATGCCGGAGTTCAAGGTCGACGCACGGGGTGCCATCGAGATCTGGACCATCGACGGCGAGGGGCGCCGCAACGCCATCAGCCGCGCCATGCTCAAGGAGCTGGGCGAGATGGTGACGCGCGTGTCCTCCAGCCGCGCCGTGCGAGCCGTCATCCTCACGGGCGCGGGTGACAAGGCCTTCTGCGCGGGCGCGGACCTGAAGGAGCGCGCCGGCATGAAGGAGGACGAGGTCCGCGCCTTCCTGGACGGCCTGCGCCAGACGTTCCGTGCGATTGAAAAGAGCGACTGCGTCTTCATCGCCGCCATCAACGGCGCGGCCTTCGGCGGCGGGACGGAGCTGGCCCTGGCGTGCGACATGCGCGTGGCCGCACCGGCGGCGGAGCTGGGGCTGACGGAGGTGAAGCTGGGCATCATCCCCGGCGGCGGCGGGACGCAGCGGCTGGCGCGGCTGATTGGCCCGGGCCGGGCGAAGGACCTCATCCTCACCGCGCGGCGCATCAACGCGGCGGAGGCCTTCACCGTGGGCCTGGTGAACCGGCTGGCCCCCGAGGGGCACCTGCTGGAGGTCGCCTACGGGCTGGCGGAGTCGGTGGTGGACAATGCGCCCATCGCCGTGTCCACGGCCAAGCACGCCATCGACGAGGGCACGGGCCTGGAGCTGGACGACGCGCTGGCGCTGGAGCTGCGCAAGTACGAGGAGATCCTCAAGACGGAGGACCGGCTGGAGGGCCTGCGCGCCTTCGCCGAGAAGCGTCCGCCCGTCTACAAGGGGCGCTGA
- a CDS encoding YtxH domain-containing protein, translated as MFAAKKGKWMAKGLAKSDLYRKWVAHKIIDDLPRNARNVWDDFDPDDVLRLVGLTRSKPVATGLGGIGAFILGVAAGGVAALLLAPKTGTELRTTVKDKAMGYMNKQNVNIGNEKTASA; from the coding sequence ATGTTCGCAGCGAAGAAAGGCAAGTGGATGGCGAAGGGGTTGGCCAAGAGCGATCTGTACCGGAAGTGGGTGGCCCACAAGATCATTGACGACCTGCCCCGGAACGCCCGGAACGTCTGGGACGACTTCGACCCGGATGACGTGCTGCGTCTGGTGGGGCTGACCCGCAGCAAGCCGGTGGCCACCGGCCTGGGCGGCATCGGCGCCTTCATCCTCGGGGTGGCCGCGGGCGGCGTGGCCGCGCTGCTGCTCGCCCCGAAGACGGGCACCGAGCTGCGCACCACCGTCAAGGACAAGGCGATGGGCTACATGAACAAGCAGAACGTCAACATCGGCAACGAGAAGACCGCCAGCGCCTGA
- a CDS encoding acyl-CoA carboxylase subunit beta → MSYDSKLLEKIAQVEKGGAEKYHAKNKEAGKLFARERIRLLVDEGSFVEDAKLANNLDPELPSDGVIIGLGKVAGRTVAIMANDSTVKAGSWGARTVEKILRIQETARSLRCPLFYLVDSAGARITDQVDMFPGRRGAGRIFYNEVHMSGFVPQVCLLFGPSAAGGAYIPAFCDLVIMVDGNASMYLGSPRMAEMVIGEKVTLEEMGGAKMHCSISGVGDVLAKTEEEAIAAAKKYIGFFPENCSQLPPRTDPIAPKASGKRLEEIVPADQNKPFDMHALIKELIDEDSWFEVKKLFAQELITGLARIDGRPVGIVANQPKYKGGVLFVDSADKAARFIWLCDAFNIPLLYLADVPGFMIGTKVERAGIIRAGAKMISAVSEASVPKICVVVRKAYGAGLYAMSGPGFAPNATLALPGAMIAVMGPEAAVNAVYYNKIQELPEEQRPAYVQKLRDEYKADVDIYKLASELIIDEIVPGDRLRQELAQRYRLYSQGQAPRAEKKHGVYPV, encoded by the coding sequence ATGTCCTACGACTCGAAACTGCTGGAGAAGATCGCCCAGGTGGAGAAGGGTGGCGCGGAGAAGTACCACGCCAAGAACAAGGAGGCGGGCAAGCTCTTCGCCCGCGAGCGCATCCGCCTGCTGGTGGATGAGGGCTCCTTCGTGGAGGACGCCAAGCTCGCCAACAACCTGGACCCGGAGCTGCCCTCGGACGGGGTCATCATCGGCCTGGGCAAGGTGGCCGGCCGCACCGTGGCCATCATGGCCAACGACTCCACGGTGAAGGCCGGGAGCTGGGGCGCCCGCACGGTGGAGAAGATCCTCCGCATCCAGGAGACCGCCCGCTCGCTCCGCTGCCCGCTCTTCTACCTGGTGGACTCCGCCGGAGCCCGCATCACCGACCAGGTGGACATGTTCCCCGGCCGCCGCGGCGCCGGACGCATCTTCTACAACGAAGTCCACATGTCGGGCTTCGTGCCCCAGGTGTGTCTGCTCTTCGGGCCCTCCGCCGCCGGTGGCGCGTACATCCCCGCCTTCTGTGACCTGGTCATCATGGTGGACGGCAACGCCTCCATGTACCTGGGCAGCCCGCGCATGGCGGAGATGGTCATTGGCGAGAAGGTGACGCTCGAGGAGATGGGCGGCGCGAAGATGCACTGCTCCATCTCGGGTGTCGGCGACGTGCTGGCCAAGACGGAGGAGGAGGCCATCGCCGCGGCGAAGAAGTACATCGGCTTCTTCCCGGAGAACTGCAGCCAGCTGCCGCCCCGGACGGACCCCATCGCCCCCAAGGCCAGCGGCAAGCGGCTGGAGGAGATCGTCCCCGCGGACCAGAACAAGCCCTTCGACATGCATGCGCTCATCAAGGAGCTCATCGACGAGGACAGCTGGTTCGAGGTGAAGAAGCTCTTTGCCCAGGAGCTCATCACCGGCCTGGCCCGCATCGACGGGCGCCCGGTGGGCATCGTCGCCAACCAGCCCAAGTACAAGGGCGGCGTGCTGTTCGTGGACAGCGCGGACAAGGCGGCGCGCTTCATCTGGCTGTGTGATGCGTTCAACATCCCGCTGCTCTACCTGGCGGACGTGCCCGGCTTCATGATCGGCACCAAGGTGGAGCGGGCCGGCATCATCCGCGCCGGCGCGAAGATGATCTCCGCGGTGTCCGAGGCCAGCGTCCCGAAGATCTGCGTCGTCGTGCGCAAGGCCTACGGCGCCGGCCTGTACGCCATGAGCGGCCCCGGCTTCGCGCCCAACGCCACCCTGGCGCTGCCCGGGGCGATGATCGCCGTCATGGGCCCGGAGGCGGCGGTGAATGCCGTCTACTACAACAAGATCCAGGAGCTGCCGGAGGAGCAGCGGCCCGCCTACGTCCAGAAGCTGCGCGACGAGTACAAGGCCGACGTGGACATCTACAAGCTGGCCAGCGAGCTCATCATCGATGAGATCGTCCCCGGCGACCGTCTGCGTCAGGAGCTGGCCCAGCGTTACCGGCTGTACTCCCAGGGCCAGGCCCCCCGTGCCGAGAAGAAGCACGGTGTCTATCCCGTCTGA
- a CDS encoding acyl-CoA dehydrogenase family protein — protein MDFELPESHQALQSSLRDFCERRVKPYARDWDKDEKFPMEVVKELGQLGVMGILVGEEYGGAAMDSLAVAVAVEEIARYDGSLALTVASHNGLGTSHLRVFGTDAQRKKYLPKLATGEALGAWGLTEPGSGSDASSMKTTAVRQGNNWVLNGTKMFITQGTVGDVFVVLALTSPQKRQKGVTAFLLEKGMPGFSQRAIHGKLGMRSSDTAELILENVEVPDSNRVGEIDHGFIDTMKILDKGRITIGALAVGLGRGALEESVRYSRERTAFGQPISEFQGLRWMMADMKTEMDAARMLVHRAARLADEGKPYSKEASMAKLFASEAAMRACNKAVQIHGGYGYTREFPVERYLRDAKLCEIGEGTSEIQRTIIAREIFKGA, from the coding sequence ATGGATTTCGAACTTCCTGAAAGCCACCAAGCCCTTCAGTCCTCCCTTCGCGACTTCTGCGAGCGGCGCGTGAAGCCGTACGCCCGTGACTGGGACAAGGACGAGAAGTTCCCGATGGAGGTCGTGAAGGAGCTGGGGCAGCTGGGCGTCATGGGCATCCTGGTCGGCGAGGAGTACGGCGGGGCCGCCATGGACTCACTGGCCGTCGCGGTCGCCGTGGAGGAGATCGCCCGGTATGACGGCTCGCTCGCGCTGACGGTGGCCAGCCACAACGGCCTGGGCACCAGCCACCTGCGCGTCTTCGGCACGGACGCGCAGCGCAAGAAGTACCTGCCGAAGCTGGCCACCGGCGAGGCCCTGGGCGCCTGGGGCCTGACGGAGCCCGGGTCCGGCTCGGACGCGTCCAGCATGAAGACCACGGCGGTGCGCCAGGGGAACAACTGGGTGCTCAACGGCACCAAGATGTTCATCACCCAGGGCACCGTGGGCGACGTCTTCGTGGTGCTGGCGCTCACGTCCCCGCAGAAGCGGCAGAAGGGCGTCACCGCCTTCCTGCTGGAGAAGGGGATGCCGGGCTTCAGCCAGCGCGCCATCCACGGGAAGCTGGGCATGCGCTCGTCGGACACCGCCGAGCTCATCCTGGAGAACGTGGAGGTGCCGGACTCCAACCGCGTGGGGGAGATCGACCACGGCTTCATCGACACGATGAAGATCCTCGACAAGGGCCGCATCACCATCGGCGCGCTGGCCGTGGGCCTGGGGCGCGGCGCCCTGGAGGAGTCCGTGCGCTACTCGCGTGAGCGCACCGCGTTCGGCCAGCCCATCAGCGAGTTCCAGGGCCTGCGCTGGATGATGGCGGACATGAAGACGGAGATGGACGCGGCCCGGATGCTGGTGCATCGCGCGGCGCGGCTGGCGGACGAGGGCAAGCCGTACTCGAAGGAGGCCTCCATGGCGAAGCTGTTCGCCTCCGAGGCCGCCATGCGCGCGTGCAACAAGGCGGTACAGATCCACGGCGGCTACGGCTACACGCGCGAATTCCCCGTCGAGCGCTACCTGCGCGACGCCAAGCTGTGTGAAATTGGCGAAGGCACGAGCGAGATCCAGCGCACCATCATCGCCCGTGAGATCTTCAAAGGGGCCTGA
- the rnc gene encoding ribonuclease III: MEKLNLAERVKVLESRLGVSIARQDLAIEALTHKTYVNENPDLRLKDNQRLEFFGDAVVNLAVSDRLWKRYPDVPEGFLTKVRARLVHEEGLALVARRIPLGDLLLLGRGEDKYRGREKNSLLADAMEAVFGAVYLSSGMEPVLQLVDRFFAELIDDAASNLDKDYKTALGQLVHERLKMPPRYRVVSESGPEHSKIFEVEVIIGEEAFARATGRSKKEAEQAAARVTLDMLPQRLAQNTAAANGARPEGEPACAPPAAETPRDDTPA; the protein is encoded by the coding sequence GTGGAGAAGCTCAATCTGGCCGAGCGGGTCAAGGTGCTGGAGTCTCGCCTGGGGGTGTCCATCGCCCGGCAGGACCTGGCCATCGAAGCGCTCACCCACAAGACGTACGTCAACGAGAACCCGGACCTGCGCCTCAAGGACAACCAGCGCCTGGAGTTCTTCGGGGACGCGGTGGTGAACCTGGCCGTCAGCGACAGGCTCTGGAAGCGCTACCCGGACGTGCCGGAGGGCTTCCTCACCAAGGTGCGCGCCCGGCTGGTGCATGAGGAGGGGCTGGCCCTGGTGGCCCGGCGGATTCCGCTCGGCGATTTGCTGCTGCTGGGCCGGGGCGAGGACAAGTACCGCGGGCGGGAGAAGAACTCCCTGCTGGCGGACGCCATGGAGGCGGTGTTCGGCGCGGTGTACCTGAGCTCGGGCATGGAGCCGGTGCTCCAACTGGTGGACCGCTTCTTCGCGGAGCTCATCGACGACGCCGCGTCCAACCTGGACAAGGACTACAAGACGGCCCTGGGCCAGCTGGTCCACGAGCGCCTGAAGATGCCGCCCCGCTACCGGGTGGTGTCCGAGTCCGGCCCGGAGCACTCGAAGATCTTCGAGGTGGAGGTCATCATCGGCGAGGAGGCCTTCGCGCGCGCCACCGGCCGCAGCAAGAAGGAGGCGGAGCAGGCCGCGGCCCGGGTGACGCTGGACATGCTCCCCCAGCGTCTGGCCCAGAACACCGCGGCCGCCAACGGGGCCCGTCCGGAGGGGGAGCCGGCCTGCGCGCCCCCGGCGGCCGAAACGCCACGGGACGACACCCCGGCGTGA
- a CDS encoding peptidylprolyl isomerase, whose translation MRPSSPRMMLALVACLLAGTASAASGKWTKKVESGKDLYATLKTSEGDIVVRLFSKDAPKTVANFVGLAAGEKEWTDPRAGQKSKKPMYDGTVFHRVIPQFMIQGGDPTGTGMGDPGYRFEDEFQSGRGFDKVGLLAMANAGPNSNGSQFFITTATPAHLNNRHTIFGEVVKGYDVVEKIGNVPRDSRDRPLTAVVVTRVELSDKAPAGVAKAPATAPAAPAPKKDAGPKPASPKP comes from the coding sequence ATGAGACCCTCCTCCCCCCGAATGATGCTCGCGCTGGTGGCCTGCCTGCTGGCCGGTACCGCGTCCGCCGCCTCCGGCAAGTGGACGAAGAAGGTCGAGTCCGGCAAGGACCTCTACGCCACCCTCAAGACGAGCGAGGGCGACATCGTCGTCCGGCTCTTCTCCAAGGACGCCCCGAAGACGGTGGCGAACTTCGTGGGCCTGGCCGCGGGGGAGAAGGAGTGGACCGACCCCCGGGCGGGACAGAAGTCGAAGAAGCCGATGTACGACGGCACCGTGTTCCACCGCGTCATCCCCCAGTTCATGATTCAGGGCGGCGACCCCACCGGCACCGGCATGGGCGACCCGGGCTACCGCTTCGAGGACGAGTTCCAGAGCGGCCGCGGCTTCGACAAGGTCGGCCTGCTGGCCATGGCCAACGCCGGCCCCAACAGCAACGGCAGCCAGTTCTTCATCACCACCGCCACGCCGGCGCACCTCAACAACCGGCACACCATCTTCGGTGAGGTGGTGAAGGGCTACGACGTGGTGGAGAAGATTGGCAATGTGCCCCGGGACAGCAGGGACAGGCCCCTGACGGCGGTGGTGGTGACGCGGGTGGAGCTGAGCGACAAGGCGCCCGCGGGCGTCGCCAAGGCTCCGGCAACCGCTCCGGCCGCGCCTGCGCCGAAGAAGGACGCGGGCCCGAAGCCGGCTTCTCCGAAGCCGTGA
- a CDS encoding peptidylprolyl isomerase, with translation MGMMDEARAGNELYATFDTTQGQIVVRLFSKDAPTTVASFVGLATGELEFEDPTTREKTKRPFYDGTVFHRVIPGFMIQGGDPTGTGRGGPGFNVPDEYKSGRTFDKVGLLATANIGRPNTNGSQFFLTTSKPTYLNNKHTIFGEVVTGYDVVEKIGNVPRDGSDRPRQDVRINKLTISTTQP, from the coding sequence ATGGGAATGATGGACGAGGCCCGCGCGGGCAATGAGCTGTACGCCACCTTCGACACCACGCAGGGGCAGATCGTGGTGCGGCTGTTCTCGAAGGACGCGCCGACGACGGTGGCCAGCTTCGTGGGATTGGCCACGGGGGAGCTGGAGTTCGAGGACCCGACGACACGTGAGAAGACGAAGCGGCCGTTCTACGACGGCACCGTCTTCCACCGCGTCATCCCGGGCTTCATGATTCAGGGCGGTGACCCCACGGGCACCGGCCGCGGCGGCCCCGGCTTCAACGTCCCGGACGAGTACAAGAGCGGCCGGACCTTCGACAAGGTGGGCCTGCTGGCCACCGCCAACATCGGCCGCCCCAACACCAACGGCAGCCAGTTCTTCCTCACCACCTCCAAGCCGACGTACCTGAACAACAAGCACACCATCTTCGGCGAGGTGGTGACCGGCTACGACGTGGTGGAGAAGATTGGCAACGTGCCGCGCGACGGGAGTGACCGGCCGCGCCAGGACGTGCGCATCAACAAGCTGACCATCTCGACGACCCAGCCGTAG
- the era gene encoding GTPase Era: MASPKTHRSGFAALIGRPNVGKSTLINALTGEKIAIVSPKPQTTRNRILGVVTRPEGQVAFIDTPGIHQAKGELNRYMVETALSAAEEVDLVLFLIEPPAGEKLEVSPGNRTILERLQKVGKPTFLVINKIDSIPKAMLLPLIDLYRNEFPFAEVVPISAREKDGVDRLFHTVLEHLPEGDNVFEEDMLTDQQERALVSEYIREQVLRHCREEIPYSTAVLVDIFDESEREPRPGTPPNQLGGLIRIAASIYVERDSQKAIIIGKQGQMLKTIGTDARKSVQRLLGAHVYLDLRVRVEPRWSERREGLKKLGYD; the protein is encoded by the coding sequence ATGGCCTCCCCCAAGACACACCGCAGCGGCTTCGCCGCGCTCATCGGGCGCCCCAACGTGGGCAAGAGCACGCTCATCAACGCGCTCACCGGCGAGAAGATCGCCATCGTCTCGCCCAAGCCGCAGACGACCCGCAACCGCATCCTCGGCGTGGTCACCCGCCCGGAGGGGCAGGTGGCGTTCATCGACACGCCCGGCATCCATCAGGCCAAGGGTGAGCTCAACCGCTACATGGTGGAGACGGCGCTCTCCGCCGCCGAGGAGGTGGACCTGGTCCTCTTCCTCATCGAGCCGCCCGCGGGCGAGAAGCTCGAGGTGAGCCCCGGGAACCGGACCATCCTCGAGCGGCTGCAGAAGGTGGGCAAGCCCACCTTCCTGGTCATCAACAAGATCGACTCCATTCCCAAGGCGATGCTGCTGCCGCTCATCGACCTGTACCGGAACGAGTTCCCCTTCGCGGAGGTGGTGCCCATCTCCGCGCGGGAGAAGGACGGGGTGGACCGGCTCTTCCACACCGTGCTGGAGCACCTGCCCGAAGGCGACAACGTCTTCGAAGAGGACATGCTGACGGACCAGCAGGAGCGCGCGCTGGTGTCCGAGTACATCCGCGAGCAGGTCCTGCGTCACTGCCGCGAGGAGATTCCGTACTCCACGGCGGTGCTGGTGGACATCTTCGACGAGTCCGAGCGGGAGCCCCGTCCGGGCACTCCGCCGAACCAGCTGGGCGGGCTCATCCGCATCGCGGCGTCCATCTACGTGGAGCGCGACAGCCAGAAGGCCATCATCATTGGCAAGCAGGGTCAGATGCTGAAGACCATTGGCACGGACGCGCGCAAGTCCGTGCAACGCCTGCTGGGCGCGCACGTGTACCTGGATCTCCGGGTGCGCGTGGAGCCGCGCTGGAGCGAGCGCCGCGAAGGCCTCAAGAAGCTGGGATACGACTGA